One genomic segment of Besnoitia besnoiti strain Bb-Ger1 chromosome VII, whole genome shotgun sequence includes these proteins:
- a CDS encoding hypothetical protein (encoded by transcript BESB_080100) — translation MDVCRLLLFVFLVLLNNWPLYFVEAAREKDVQRETGQTHQRHSQLRVQRNGVVPPTNEGNTGRSASLESLFNSSEETEACSGHAPARRHRRSGKKRDGRARPRDFHPPLSKRLPSRKDSLLPVLGVAAAILLFSALERRRGAGAEKTSLRHPELFVPLEILPDIPLPFMAQEDNTLQIVTGATVVKRVSPGEPQQPLLKWEWTSVNLVIPGLPVRPLRTAERGAIDGRVFRDPSIPRAFHIAPKADLERQTVTFYHPDVQDGRVSYRIETKPLDTAYRALEQQRSQAVQRGAEFISNMNVKGFWFPPPPEGHTPSPIVHLRNEKVTVFEVNPEAPGRLTQRTERLQLSTTAAAMSQMTAWSVGRWLIAKTE, via the coding sequence ATGGACGTAtgtcgtctccttctcttcgtctttctcgtTTTGCTGAACAACTGGCCCCTATATTTTGTGGAGGCGGCTCGGGAGAAAGATGTGCAGCGCGAGACAGGACAGACGCACCAGCGACATAGCCAGCTCCGCGTACAGAGAAACGGGGTAGTCCCGCCCACAAACGAGGGGAACACGGGACGAAGTGCGTCGTTGGAATCGCTGTTCAACTCTTCGGAGGAAACTGAAGCGTGTTCGGGTCACGCGCCTGCCCGTAGACACCGCAGATCGGGGAAAAAGCGAGATgggcgagcgcgccctcgcgatTTTCATCCTCCGCTGAGCAAGAGACTTCCCTCTCGCAAGGATAGCCTTCTGCCAGTACTtggcgtggctgccgcgATTCTGCTCTTCAGTGCGCTTGAAAGACGCAGGGGGGCAGGGGCTGAAAAGACCAGCTTGCGTCACCCTGAACTCTTTGTTCCGCTGGAGATTCTGCCTGACATTCCGCTTCCGTTCATGGCGCAGGAAGACAATACTCTTCAGATTGTCACGGGAGCAACGGTGGTAAAGCGTGTCTCTcccggcgagccgcagcagccgctgctaAAATGGGAATGGACATCGGTCAATCTGGTGATCCCTGGCCTTCCCGTGCGGCCTCTCCGCACGGCTGAACGCGGCGCGATCGACGGGCGCGTGTTTCGCGACCCTTCCATTCCCAGAGCGTTTCACATTGCTCCAAAAGCCGATCTCGAGCGCCAAACTGTCACATTCTACCATCCAGACGTTCAGGACGGACGTGTTTCGTACCGGATTGAAACCAAGCCCCTGGATACTGCGTACAGAGCGCTagagcagcagcgaagccAAGCTgtccagcgcggcgcagaatTCATTTCCAATATGAACGTAAAGGGATTCTGGTTCCCTCCTCCACCCGAAGGGCATACGCCCTCGCCTATTGTGCATCTGCGCAACGAAAAAGTAACAGTTTTCGAGGTTAACCCTGAAGCGCCCGGCAGGCTGACGCAGCGTACCGAGCGCCTACAACTCTCCACCACCGCTGCGGCCATGTCACAAATGACTGCGTGGAGTGTAGGACGCTGGCTGATTGCGAAAACTGAGTGA
- a CDS encoding NifU family domain-containing protein (encoded by transcript BESB_080110) yields MAHSRRFLALFLFFSLLQLSPRLPAAPFLRWLSHLLGFRFAQSALALHLAHGGPSQHLLSSPSLPSSFPSSFSSTFASVPLAVRSVSEPTGHSEAARGRHEVAWGAARERGCVRSDGRRTPSSRRAEACGSTLTYASPESEDATLRTSRGDASETWRRRERERAKDRLHTSPNAAVGFLSAAAGPHTLQPFFLSASSSRIFSSSCLRAAHAVSAAARVAPSAAPCGTLRTLAASRVSSSFPVSSCGLSVSSRFSVLPASPAAARSPLAAAGSAAGAKSPVEPLPQSLASSASVGLNSTMVEQVLESVRPYLRSHGGDVKLVALDSENKVAHLAFKGACSGCPSSQQTLYEGLQGALREVWPDLTVEEAPVDEAWGDEAEPLTVASVEDALKGIRPAIEKLRATLEVLDVSPSGDISLRYQGPNVQTIRLGVEMELRDKLPPDLLGSIDFAAEDKPSQALTAASDKTATATAEAESAARGEQTPPPPAGAQAGEVQARPPQFEGGLTDDDEEYEGLEPEPA; encoded by the exons ATGGCGCACAGTCGACGGTTTCTtgctctttttctcttcttctctttgctgcaactgtctccgcgcctccctgcggcgcccttTCTTCGCTGGCTCTCTCATCTCCTCGGCTTTCGCTTCGCCCAgtctgcgctggcgctccaTCTGGCTCACGGCGGCCCGTCTCAGCACCttctctcgtcgccgtccttgccctcttctttcccttcttccttctcttctacTTTTGCTTCGGTCCCTCTCGCTGTGCGCTCCGTAAGCGAGCCGACAGGGCACagtgaggccgcgcgagggaggcacGAGGTGGCgtggggcgcggcgcgcgagcgaggctgcGTACGGAGCGACGGGCGGCGTACGCCTTCAAGTCGCAgggcggaggcctgcggctCAACTCTGACGTATGCATCGCCTGAGTCAGAAGACGCCACACTGAGGACATCCAGGGGGGACGCGAGCGAAacctggcgacggcgagagagagagagggcaaAAGACAGGCTCCACACGTCACCCAACGCCGCTGTCGGgtttctctctgcggccgcaggcccTCATACGCTGCAACCGTtctttctgtctgcctcgtcgtctcgcaTCTTCTCTTCatcctgcctccgcgccgcacacgccgtctcggcagcggcgcgtgtggcaccctctgcggcgccttgtGGGACTCTGCGcacgctcgcggcgtctcgcgtctcctcgtcttttCCAGTTTCTTCTTGCGGACTTTCGGTCTCTTCGCGATTCAGCGTCCTGCCcgcttcgcccgcggcggctcgctcgcctctcgcggccgcgggctcTGCAGCTGGAGCGAAGAGCCCGGTGGAGCCGCTCCCGCAGTCGCTCGCGTCATCCGCGAGTGTGGGACTGAACTCCACTATGGTCGAACAAGTTTTGGAGAGCGTGAGGCCATACCTGCGGAGCCACGGCGGCGACGTGAagctcgtcgccctcgatTCAGAGAACAAAGTCGCGCACCTGGCCTTCAAG GGGGCGTGTTCAGGCTGCCCATCGTCGCAGCAGACACTGTACGAGGGGCTTCAGGGCGCCCTGCGAGAGGTCTGGCCTGACTTGActgtcgaggaggcgcctgtgGATGAGGCAtggggcgacgaggccgagccCCTGACGGTCGCGAGCGTGGAAGACGCTCTCAAAGGCATCCGCCCAGCCATCGAAAAGCTGCGCGCGACTCTCGAAGTCCTCGACGTTTCGCCAA GCGGAGATATTTCGCTCCGATACCAGGGCCCGAACGTGCAGACCATCCGCCTGGGAGTCGAG ATGGAGCTCCGCGACAAGCTGCCGCCAGATCTTCTCGGCTCCATCGACTTCGCGGCCGAGGACAAGCCCAGTCAGGCCCTGACGGCTGCGTCAGACAAGACAGCGACCGCcacagcggaggcggagtcTGCAGCCCGAGGAGAGCAAacaccgccgcctcccgcaggTGCACAGGCAGGCGAGGTCCAGGCGCGTCCCCCGCAGTTTGAAGGAGGCCTgacagacgacgacgaagaatATGAAGGTTTAGAGCCGGAGCCTGCGTAG